The following coding sequences lie in one Arachis ipaensis cultivar K30076 chromosome B05, Araip1.1, whole genome shotgun sequence genomic window:
- the LOC107644542 gene encoding heterogeneous nuclear ribonucleoprotein 1 isoform X1, which produces MDSAGNEQFVGGGEPFSHREDEHELQHHRREDEEDEEHEHHHNSQPLSGDGASPGKIFIGGLARDTTVAQFVKHFGKYGEITDSVIMKDRKTGQPRGFGFITYADPSVVDKVIEDNHVINGKQVEIKRTIPRGAVGSKDFRTKKIFVGGIPSTVTEDEFRDFFTRYGEVKDHQIMRDHSTNRSRGFGFITFDSEEAVDDLLSMGNRIEFAGAQVEIKKAEPKKPNPPPTSSKRYNDSRSSYGGGYGDAYDGFGGSFGVGGYRSGGMYGGRSGAYGGYGSEFSGYGGYAGAMGPYRGDPSLGYAGRYGGGGFSRGYDLGGYGGASENYGAYGGAAAGGGSSAGGAYQTGYGAGLGGGYGGASGGSFYGSRGGYGAGRYHPYGR; this is translated from the exons ATGGACTCTGCCGGCAACGAACAATTCGTCGGTGGCGGAGAACCCTTCTCCCACAGAGAAGACGAACACGAACTCCAACACCAcagaagagaagatgaagaagacgaAGAACACGAGCATCACCACAATTCTCAACCTCTTTCTGGAGATGGTGCTAGCCCTGG AAAGATATTTATAGGTGGTTTAGCAAGAGATACGACCGTAG CCCAATTTGTGAAGCACTTTGGTAAATATGGTGAGATTACGGATTCTGTGATCATGAAGGACCGCAAAACCGGCCAGCCTCGTGGATTCGGGTTTATAACTTACGCCGATCCCTCTGTGGTTGATAAAGTCATTGAGGACAATCATGTTATCAATGGCAAACAG GTTGAGATTAAGCGCACGATACCAAGGGGAGCTGTTGGCTCTAAGGATTTTAGGACAAAGAAAATTTTTGTAGGTGGAATTCCTTCAACTGTGACTGAAG ATGAGTTTAGAGACTTCTTTACACGCTATGGGGAAGTCAAGGATCACCAAATAATGAGGGACCACTCCACCAATCGTTCTCGAGGATTCGGGTTTATCACCTTCGACTCTGAGGAAGCTGTTGATGATCTGTTGTCCATGGGGAACAGGATTGAGTTTGCTGGAGCTCAG GTGGAAATCAAGAAGGCTGAACCAAAGAAGCCAAACCCACCACCTACGTCATCCAAGCGCTATAATGACTCAAGGTCTTCATATGGTGGTGGATACGGAGATGCTTATGATGGATTTGGTGGCAGCTTTGGTGTTGGTGGTTATCGGTCAGGTGGCATGTACGGTGGTAGGAGTGGTGCTTATGGTGGCTATGGAAGCGAATTCAGCGGGTATGGAGGATATGCCGGTGCAATGGGGCCTTACAGAGGAGATCCTTCCTTGGGATATGCTGGTCGTTATGGTGGAGGAGGCTTTAGCCGAGGCTATGATCTTGGTGGGTATGGTGGAGCTAGTGAGAATTATGGGGCATATGGCGGTGCTGCTGCTGGAGGTGGTTCTTCTGCTGGTGGTGCCTATCAAACTGGCTATGGTGCTGGACTAGGTGGCGGATATGGAGGGGCTAGCGGAGGCTCCTTTTATGGGAGTAGAGGTGGATATGGTGCTGGTCGATATCATCCTTATGGAAGGTAG
- the LOC107644542 gene encoding heterogeneous nuclear ribonucleoprotein 1 isoform X2, which yields MKKTKNTSITTILNLFLEMVLALAQFVKHFGKYGEITDSVIMKDRKTGQPRGFGFITYADPSVVDKVIEDNHVINGKQVEIKRTIPRGAVGSKDFRTKKIFVGGIPSTVTEDEFRDFFTRYGEVKDHQIMRDHSTNRSRGFGFITFDSEEAVDDLLSMGNRIEFAGAQVEIKKAEPKKPNPPPTSSKRYNDSRSSYGGGYGDAYDGFGGSFGVGGYRSGGMYGGRSGAYGGYGSEFSGYGGYAGAMGPYRGDPSLGYAGRYGGGGFSRGYDLGGYGGASENYGAYGGAAAGGGSSAGGAYQTGYGAGLGGGYGGASGGSFYGSRGGYGAGRYHPYGR from the exons atgaagaagacgaAGAACACGAGCATCACCACAATTCTCAACCTCTTTCTGGAGATGGTGCTAGCCCTGG CCCAATTTGTGAAGCACTTTGGTAAATATGGTGAGATTACGGATTCTGTGATCATGAAGGACCGCAAAACCGGCCAGCCTCGTGGATTCGGGTTTATAACTTACGCCGATCCCTCTGTGGTTGATAAAGTCATTGAGGACAATCATGTTATCAATGGCAAACAG GTTGAGATTAAGCGCACGATACCAAGGGGAGCTGTTGGCTCTAAGGATTTTAGGACAAAGAAAATTTTTGTAGGTGGAATTCCTTCAACTGTGACTGAAG ATGAGTTTAGAGACTTCTTTACACGCTATGGGGAAGTCAAGGATCACCAAATAATGAGGGACCACTCCACCAATCGTTCTCGAGGATTCGGGTTTATCACCTTCGACTCTGAGGAAGCTGTTGATGATCTGTTGTCCATGGGGAACAGGATTGAGTTTGCTGGAGCTCAG GTGGAAATCAAGAAGGCTGAACCAAAGAAGCCAAACCCACCACCTACGTCATCCAAGCGCTATAATGACTCAAGGTCTTCATATGGTGGTGGATACGGAGATGCTTATGATGGATTTGGTGGCAGCTTTGGTGTTGGTGGTTATCGGTCAGGTGGCATGTACGGTGGTAGGAGTGGTGCTTATGGTGGCTATGGAAGCGAATTCAGCGGGTATGGAGGATATGCCGGTGCAATGGGGCCTTACAGAGGAGATCCTTCCTTGGGATATGCTGGTCGTTATGGTGGAGGAGGCTTTAGCCGAGGCTATGATCTTGGTGGGTATGGTGGAGCTAGTGAGAATTATGGGGCATATGGCGGTGCTGCTGCTGGAGGTGGTTCTTCTGCTGGTGGTGCCTATCAAACTGGCTATGGTGCTGGACTAGGTGGCGGATATGGAGGGGCTAGCGGAGGCTCCTTTTATGGGAGTAGAGGTGGATATGGTGCTGGTCGATATCATCCTTATGGAAGGTAG
- the LOC107641362 gene encoding heterogeneous nuclear ribonucleoprotein 1-like, producing MDQNPNFVPGKIYVRGLSPTTRYDEVRKYFSKYGNVEKCTVREDRNPRRNLRIGFVTFKDVSVVDRVIVENHVINGCQVGVERCLGKRNVDDTFPANILYVYGIPGTVPPGFLANFFSDYGQVSLCSIEREKGHGSIYFESPQQVDDLIARFGNWINFHGFKLEISKHLQKRGPTVPCRVSVPLIAARADPGRMAVSNPAGGSTSSGRVVQNQLWQPYGSYGTMVPSVAFPNSIGYGQYYHVPIEEGGQGGGAMRQNFSTFAEANVSQGASSSGGGALNAGHDNPKVSKE from the exons ATGGACCAAAATCCCAACTTTGTTCCAGG CAAGATATATGTACGCGGTTTATCACCAACCACAAGATATG ATGAAGTTAGGAAGTACTTTTCTAAATATGGCAATGTTGAGAAATGTACCGTCAGGGAGGACCGCAACCCGAGGCGGAATCTCAGAATTGGGTTTGTAACTTTTAAAGATGTCTCTGTGGTTGATAGAGTCATTGTGGAGAATCATGTTATTAATGGTTGTCAG GTTGGGGTTGAAAGATGCCTGGGGAAAAGGAATGTTGATGATACGTTTCCGGCAAACATACTTTATGTTTATGGAATTCCTGGAACTGTGCCTCCAG GTTTTTTGGCAAATTTCTTTAGTGATTATGGACAAGTCAGTTTATGCAGCATAGAAAGGGAAAAAGGCCATGGATCCATTTACTTTGAGTCTCCTCAGCAAGTTGATGATCTTATAGCACGTTTTGGGAATTGGATTAATTTTCATGGATTTAAA TTGGAAATAAGCAAGCATCTCCAAAAAAGGGGACCAACGGTTCCATGTAGGGTAAGTGTTCCATTGATTGCTGCTAGAGCCGATCCTGGTCGAATGGCTGTTTCTAACCCGGCCGGGGGAAGCACGTCGAGTGGCAGGGTGGTTCAAAATCAGTTGTGGCAACCTTATGGAAGCTATGGTACTATGGTACCCTCTGTAGCATTTCCTAATTCCATTGGTTATGGACAATACTATCATGTTCCTATAGAAGAAGGAGGGCAAGGTGGTGGTGCAATGAGACAGAATTTTTCTACTTTTGCTGAAGCCAATGTCTCTCAAGGGGCTAGTAGTAGTGGAGGTGGTGCCTTGAATGCTGGCCATGATAATCCAAAGGTGTCAAAGGAATAG